In the genome of Lathyrus oleraceus cultivar Zhongwan6 chromosome 4, CAAS_Psat_ZW6_1.0, whole genome shotgun sequence, the window CAAAGGTAAACAGGTTGCTAACGTCGAACCAAGGGCCACTGAAGGTCTCAAGGGGAAAGCAACTGAGGGCCTAAGAAAGAAATTCGAGGAAATTTCAATCACTGATGGCGCCAGTCTAGGTGTCAACATGGTGGATCTGAaacaacccccccccccccccagaAATGGAGGAAGTGGAGAAATGTCTGAAGCCAACGAAAGCCTATGGGAATACCTTTGGAGATGTCACAAAAGAAATGCTGACATGTTGCTGTGCCCAAGGTGCAGCATTAGGATATGTCGAAGGGTGGCTGAGGATTATGAAAGATGGCAGTGAACAAAGACTAAGAGAAACTGGAGGAAGGAGAGCCAATTACAGAAGGTATATCCCACGCCAGGAGAAAGCCTTCTTGGTTTTATTGTGCGTTGCTACAAGTATAAAACAGAATGCTTGATGTGTCCCAGGTGTGAGGCAGTGTACAATGGAGAATTAGCTGAAGGATTCGAAGGAATCCCATCTAACCAAGGTTGGGACGGACATGGAGGTAACCCAAATATGTATATCTTCGACAAGAGGGAAGCACCTAGGAGGCCAGACAGCCCTTACCCAAGGGCGAAAAGAGTTATGTTTAAACTACCAGTAGAAGTCCCTGAGGACAAATGGACTCAGGCGGGGTCGAAGAAAGGAAAGTGGAGAAGTTTTGAGGATGGAGGAAGAACCTATTTTGGCTTATAGAACATAGTTCCAGGCATCCAAGAGAGAGGCTATCAGGCTAGAGAACTATAAAGGAAATAACCCTATGTCAAGATCTCAATGGAGAAGACATCAGAGGTTGAGGAAGGCTGAAAGAGAGATGAATCCCAAAGAGACTGGAGAATCCAGCAGTGTTAAGGTTCCCCCAAATGTCACGAATTCGACCAAACCACCTGTAGGAAGAAAGTTATTTCCAGATGAAAACAAAAGTCAGAAAGTTCAGAAGGAACAAGTAAGAGAGGAAGAAATGCTCACTGACAACTTCGAATCTGACGGAGTGTCTTCTGTCAATATGAATTACAATGTAGTCTTAGTCTTGCCATACGAATATAACCAGGAGACAGAGGTTGAAGATAATGAGGAAGCGGGTGCTGTGGAGATGGTAAAGCATAAGCCAGTGTGTTACTATGTTCTCAACAGCGGCGCTGTCGAAGAGAAGAACTCTCTTTTTGAAAGACCTCACCAAGGGATGCAGAGTCACCTCAAGCCCCTATACATTAGGGCCAAAGGTGGACATGTGGGGGTGAATAAAGTTTTGGTGGACGGAGGAGCAGCAGTCAATTTGATGCCCTAATTAATGTTAAAGAAGATAGGTATGTTCGACACTGATGTCAAACCTCACAACATGGTATTGTCAAATTATGAGGGTAAGATAGGACAGACGCTGGGTGTCATATAAGTGGATCTGACTGTTGGATCAATCATAAGACCAACAATGTTCATGGTAATACCCGTAAAAGAAAATTACAACTTACTACTAGGAAGAGAATGGATACATGGCATAGGGGCAGTTCCTTCAACCATGCATCAGAGGATATCCATCTAGAGAGAAGATGGTGGGGTAGAAAATATTGAAGATGACCAAAGTTACTTCATGGAAGAAGTAAACCATGTAGACAAGAAGAACTTCGACAGGAACTTGGCTCACATAGGACCATGCCACCCAGCTGAAGAAGGCTACGCCCCAAATAAAAATGCTTTGTACTTCTTGACTCTTCATCCAAATGGTTTTCAGTGGGATAGGGAAATTATGGGAGACCCAGAAGAAGGGGAATCATCTGAAATACGGCCAATAGGCTGGGATGAAAACCTGTATTATGACTGAGTCTTCTTTTTTCAAAAAGATTTCGGCCTACATGGATGAGAACAAAAGACAAGCGGCTCTCAAAGCCGAGATAACAAACATGGCTGACAAAACCACATATGGTGAAATCTATAATACAAGACCTGGGGAGTACCCTAAACCAAAACCCCCTGAGGAACAGGTACCTGTGGAACTAACAGAACAAAGGTTAAATGCCATCTACGACGAAGAACCTCTGGgattcgaaaaagatccagtAACGTCAAGTGCGAAGATGTTAGCGCAAGATCCTCTTGAGGAAATTGATCTCGGAAATGGGAGTACAAAAAGGATCACCTACATCAGCACTAAACTGGACCCCAAGTTGAAAGTAAGAGTAATTGAATTGCTAAGAGAAAACAAGGATTGCTTTGCTCGGGACTACGATGAGATGCCTGGTTTAAAGAGGGACTTGGTCGAATTAAATCTGCCTATCAAGGATGGCAAGAAGCCCATCAAGCAGAGTCCAAGGAGATTCGCCCCAGAGATCCTCTCAAAGATAAAAAAAAGAGGTCCAAAGACTTCTTCGTTGCAATTTCATTAGGACCACAAGGTATGTCGATTGGATTGCAAATATAGTTCCTGTTATCAAGAAAAATGGCTCTTTGCGAGTGTGTATAGATTTTCGTGATCTAAATGCAGCAACTCCTAAAGATGACTATCCAATGCCTATGGCAGAGATGTTGGTTGACTCAGCTGCAAGCTATGAATATCTCAGCatgcttgatggatattctggctATAACCAGATTTTCATTGCAGAAGAGGATGTTTCTAAAACAACCTTTCGATGTCCATGGGCAATAGGCACTTATGAGTGGATAGTTATGCTCTTTGGCCtaaaaaacgctggggcaacataccAGCAAACAATGAATTCTATATTCCATGATTATATATAGACATTTATGCAAGTGTACATAAATGACATTGTGATAAAATCTACATCAGTTGAAGATCATCTAACCCATCTCAACCAATCATTCAAAAGAATGAGAAAACATGGCTTAAAAATGAATCCTCTTAAGTGTGCATTCTTTGTGCAGGCTGGAGATTTTCtgggctttgtggtccataaaaagGGGATAGAAATCAATCAGAACAAGACGAAGGCTATTATGCAGACCAAAGCACCATCAACCAAGAAAGAGTTGCAATCATTATTAGGAAAGATAAACTTCCCAAGAAGATTCATTTCGAATTTAATTGGTCGAACACAAGCCTTCTCTCCCCTCCTACGCCTGAAACAAGGGAAGTTCGAATGAAATGACGAACATCAAAAGCCATTCGACAAGATCAAACATTATCTGACGAATCCTCCTATCTTGGCACCACCATGTGGAAAGAAGCCTATGAGACTGTATATATCAGCTTCCGACACTACCATAGGTAGCATGTTAGCACAAGAGAATGAagatggcgtcgaaagagccatttattatcttAGTAGGGTTTTAAATGATGTAGAAACTAGATACACTTCAATAGAAAAGTTGTGTCTTTGTTTGCATTTCTCTTGTACTAAACTCAAGTATTATATAAAACCTATTGACTTATACGTCTCTTCACATTTTGATGTCATcaagtatatgttatctaagccaataatgcacagtcgaattggaaaatgggctttagcacTCACTGAATACTCTTTAACCTTTATGCCCTTAAGGGCAATGAAGGGACAAATAGTGTCAGATTTTATTGTGGACCATGCAGTGGTCGAAAATCCTCAACTTCAAGTTGAGTTGAAACCTTGGAGATTATTCTTCGACGGTTCCACTCATAAGGATGGAAGTGGGGTTGGTATCATGTTAATTTCTCCTGACGAaattccaacaaaactcaaatatagaattgaaggtcccctttgttctaacaacgaagcagaatatgaagcccTTATTGCAGGACTTGAGGCTTTGTTGGGATTGGGGGCAACTAGGGTCGAAATTAAAGGAGACTCAGAATTAGTAATCAAGCAACTGACGAAGGAGCACAAATgtataaaagaaaatttgattatgTACTTCGTCATTGCAAATAGGTTACTCAAGAAATTCGAATATATCGACATAAAACATGTCCCTAAAATAAAAAACCAAGAAGCTAATGACTTAGCACAAATAACTTCAGGGTATAGAATTTCAAAAGAGAATCTAAAAGAACTTGTCGAAGTAAGACGAAAGGTAATGGCTGCCAGATTGTCTCCGACAGATTTGGAAAGCACTCAGTTAGGATATGCTAACAAAGAGGAGTTTGTAGTACTGGCCATTGATACCTTAATAGATACAGACTGGAGGAATCCAATTATTAATTATCTTAAGGATCCTTCGACAGATACAGAAAGAAAAACCAAGTACAGGGCTTTATCTTATGTTTTGACGGGGAATGAATTATTCAAGAAAACCCCTAAGGGGATCCTGTTGAAATATTTAGGAGAAAACGAACCTTACTTGGCATTATCTAGTGTACATAGTGGAGCCTGTGGAGCACACCAGgcaggccataagatgaaatggttgcTTTTCAGATATTGAATGTATTGGCCCACCATGATAAAAGATTGTATAGAGTTTGCTAAGGGTTGCCAAGAATGTCAAATACATGCAGGAATTCAACATGCTCCTGCAAGTGAGCTTCATACAATTATTAAGCCTTGGCCTTTCAGAGGGTGGGCATTAGATCtaattggggaaattcgaccCAATTCATCCAAAGGTCAAAGGTACATACTTGTAGGAAttgactatttcactaaatgggtcgaagcagtacctttagtaaatgtggatcaagaaaCTGTTATCGAATTCATTCAAATGCAATTTTTATATAGATTTGGAATCCCAGAAAGTATAACAATAGATCAAGGATCAgtttttactggtcgaaagatgcaagagTTTGCAAAAGAGATGGGTTTCAAATTATTAACATCCACACCCtattatgctcaagccaatgggcaagTCGAAGCAGCCAATAAAGTAATAATTGGTTTAATCAAAAAGCATGTAGGGAAGAAGCCaaaaaattggcacaaaactTTAGATCAAGCACTTTGGGCTTGTCGAACCTCCCTTAAATAAGCCACTAACACTACACGTTTCCAGCTTACATTTAGACATGATGCAGTATTACCTGTCGAAATCTACTTGCAATCAGAGAGAATCCAAAGACAAGTAGAAATTTCATCTGACTTATACTGGGAAATGATGATAAATGAGCTGGTGGATTTGGACGAAGAAAGGTTGCATGCGTTAAAAGTATTAAGAAGACAGAAGGAGAGGGTAGGAAGGGCATACAATAAGAGGGTCAAAGGTAAAACCTTCACTATGAATGATTTAGTTTGGAAAGTTATATTACCTATGGATCGAAAGAATAAAGCATTAGGAAAATGGTCTCCACATTGGGAAGGACCTTTTCGAATTTTAAAAGCCTTTTCAAACAATGCATACGAAATAGAAGAATTAACAGAGGATCGAAGAATCCTAAAAGTAAATGGGAAATACTTAAAGAAGTATAAACCATTTATGCATGAAGTTAAAATCATAACAACATAGTAAGCAAAGAACTATCATGGCCAAAATGGTGAAGATATTTAAACTCCAAAGTTTTGCCAAAATGGTTTTCGTCTTAATCAAGTTACAAATAAACAAGAGTCGAATAGAACAAAT includes:
- the LOC127136569 gene encoding uncharacterized protein LOC127136569; translation: MIKDCIEFAKGCQECQIHAGIQHAPASELHTIIKPWPFRGWALDLIGEIRPNSSKGQRFGIPESITIDQGSVFTGRKMQEFAKEMGFKLLTSTPYYAQANGQVEAANKLTFRHDAVLPVEIYLQSERIQRQVEISSDLYWEMMINELVDLDEERLHALKVLRRQKERVGRAYNKRVKGKTFTMNDLVWKVILPMDRKNKALGKWSPHWEGPFRILKAFSNNAYEIEELTEDRRILKVNGKYLKKYKPFMHEVKIITT